A genomic region of Trifolium pratense cultivar HEN17-A07 linkage group LG3, ARS_RC_1.1, whole genome shotgun sequence contains the following coding sequences:
- the LOC123912961 gene encoding ribokinase-like isoform X1 — MSSDSVLPLPENPVIVGFGGVGVDLLATVESFPKPDTKNRTTQFKVQGGGNTGNALTCAARLGLKPRIISKVANDPQGRALMEELEAEGVDTSSFVVSKEGTTPFSYIIIDNHTKTRTCIFTEGYPPLVPKDLSRTKLLSALNGARVAYFDARMPATTLVIAQEAFRQNISILVDAERPREGLNDLLNLADYVVCSEKFPQAWTEASSIPRALVSIILRLPRLKFVIATLGKDGCIMLEKCADAEDSHLEEADVDNSMRSLTVRKDDSIVMPTCIASNVTKFRAEGIGSVCGRLYFGTSEKIPPSELIDTTGAGDAFVGAVLYAICANFSPEKMLPFASYVAATKCRALGARSGLPYRTDPSLASFIN; from the exons ATGTCTTCGGATTCTGTTCTTCCTCTGCCTGAAAATCCTGTCATT GTTGGATTTGGTGGGGTTGGCGTTGATCTTTTAGCAACAGTTGAATCGTTTCCAAAACCAGACACCAAGAACAGAACCACTCAATTCAAG GTACAAGGTGGTGGAAATACCGGAAATGCTTTGACTTGTGCTGCTCGTTTGGGCTTAAAGCCTAGGATAATTTCTAAG GTTGCCAATGACCCTCAAGGTAGGGCTTTGATGGAGGAGCTAGAAGCTGAGGGTGTAGACACTTCTTCTTTTGTG GTTTCAAAGGAAGGGACTACTCCATTTAGCTACATTATTATTGACAACCACAC AAAGACGCGCACTTGTATATTCACCGAAGGATATCCTCCATTGGTACCAAAAGATCTTTCGCGTACCAAATTGTTATCTGCATTGAATGGAGCTAGAGTTGCCTATTTTGATGCTAGGATGCCTGCAACTACTCTTGTCATTGCTCAAGAG GCGTTTCGCCAGAATATATCCATCTTAGTTGATGCTGAAAGGCCAAGGGAAGGATTGAATGACCTATTGAACTTGGCTGATTATGTTGTATGCTCAGAAAAGTTTCCTCAG GCATGGACAGAGGCATCATCTATACCAAGAGCATtagtttcaattattttaaggCTTCCAAGACTTAAATTTGTTATTGCAACTTTGGGAAAAGATGGCTGCATAATGCTTGAGAAATGTGCAGATG CAGAGGATTCTCACTTAGAAGAAGCAGACGTGGACAACTCTATGAGATCATTAACAGTGAGAAAGGATGATAGCATTGTCATGCCAACCTGCATTGCCTCG AATGTTACAAAATTTAGAGCAGAAGGGATAGGATCTGTATGTGGGAGATTATATTTTGGAACATCTGAAAAGATTCCGCCGTCAGAGCTTATTGATACAACTGGTGCTGGGGATGCATTTGTCGGAGCAGTTTTATATG CTATTTGTGCCAACTTCTCACCAGAGAAAATGTTGCCATTTGCTTCTTATGTG GCAGCTACTAAATGTAGAGCTCTTGGAGCTAGGAGTGGTCTTCCATATCGCACTGATCCATCCTTAGCATCTTTTATTAACTAA
- the LOC123912961 gene encoding ribokinase-like isoform X2, translating to MSSDSVLPLPENPVIVGFGGVGVDLLATVESFPKPDTKNRTTQFKVQGGGNTGNALTCAARLGLKPRIISKVANDPQGRALMEELEAEGVDTSSFVVSKEGTTPFSYIIIDNHTYTRTCIFTEGYPPLVPKDLSRTKLLSALNGARVAYFDARMPATTLVIAQEAFRQNISILVDAERPREGLNDLLNLADYVVCSEKFPQAWTEASSIPRALVSIILRLPRLKFVIATLGKDGCIMLEKCADAEDSHLEEADVDNSMRSLTVRKDDSIVMPTCIASNVTKFRAEGIGSVCGRLYFGTSEKIPPSELIDTTGAGDAFVGAVLYAICANFSPEKMLPFASYVAATKCRALGARSGLPYRTDPSLASFIN from the exons ATGTCTTCGGATTCTGTTCTTCCTCTGCCTGAAAATCCTGTCATT GTTGGATTTGGTGGGGTTGGCGTTGATCTTTTAGCAACAGTTGAATCGTTTCCAAAACCAGACACCAAGAACAGAACCACTCAATTCAAG GTACAAGGTGGTGGAAATACCGGAAATGCTTTGACTTGTGCTGCTCGTTTGGGCTTAAAGCCTAGGATAATTTCTAAG GTTGCCAATGACCCTCAAGGTAGGGCTTTGATGGAGGAGCTAGAAGCTGAGGGTGTAGACACTTCTTCTTTTGTG GTTTCAAAGGAAGGGACTACTCCATTTAGCTACATTATTATTGACAACCACACGTAT ACGCGCACTTGTATATTCACCGAAGGATATCCTCCATTGGTACCAAAAGATCTTTCGCGTACCAAATTGTTATCTGCATTGAATGGAGCTAGAGTTGCCTATTTTGATGCTAGGATGCCTGCAACTACTCTTGTCATTGCTCAAGAG GCGTTTCGCCAGAATATATCCATCTTAGTTGATGCTGAAAGGCCAAGGGAAGGATTGAATGACCTATTGAACTTGGCTGATTATGTTGTATGCTCAGAAAAGTTTCCTCAG GCATGGACAGAGGCATCATCTATACCAAGAGCATtagtttcaattattttaaggCTTCCAAGACTTAAATTTGTTATTGCAACTTTGGGAAAAGATGGCTGCATAATGCTTGAGAAATGTGCAGATG CAGAGGATTCTCACTTAGAAGAAGCAGACGTGGACAACTCTATGAGATCATTAACAGTGAGAAAGGATGATAGCATTGTCATGCCAACCTGCATTGCCTCG AATGTTACAAAATTTAGAGCAGAAGGGATAGGATCTGTATGTGGGAGATTATATTTTGGAACATCTGAAAAGATTCCGCCGTCAGAGCTTATTGATACAACTGGTGCTGGGGATGCATTTGTCGGAGCAGTTTTATATG CTATTTGTGCCAACTTCTCACCAGAGAAAATGTTGCCATTTGCTTCTTATGTG GCAGCTACTAAATGTAGAGCTCTTGGAGCTAGGAGTGGTCTTCCATATCGCACTGATCCATCCTTAGCATCTTTTATTAACTAA
- the LOC123912960 gene encoding cytochrome P450 71D10-like, with protein sequence MEVEPKNISSPMFIIPFFVSIVFILIWISKKSKPSNSKLPPGPPKLPLIGNLHQLGSLLHRSLTKLSQKYGPLMHIKLGEISIIVVSSPEIAKEIMKTHDTKFSNRPHILAADIITYGLKGMTFSPYGSYWRQMRKICTFELLTPKRVESFKSIREHEVSNIVKEIGLSEGSSINLTKMINLFAYGLTSRIALGGKSEDQEAFMVAMKDVSRLVGGFSVADLFPSFKVLHYLTGIRSKAEKMHKEIDRILEKILRYHQLDTSLEKEGEDFVDVLLRLQKQNNLEHPLSDRIIKANMLDIFSAGSGTVAKTLEWAMSELIRNPRLMEKTQIEVRNVFDAKGHVDETNLHELKYLKAVIKETLRLHGPVTLLLPRECSENCEINGYEIPAKTKVIVNSYAVGMDPNYWDEPEKFYPERFIDSIIDYKGLDFQFIPFGAGRRMCPGTTFGIINVEILLANLLFHFDWKMINGVKAEELDMSEVFGLSVRRKHDLYLIPIMYHSIVE encoded by the exons ATGGAGGTTGAACCCAAAAATATTTCATCACCTATGTTCATCATACCCTTCTTTGTATCCATAGTCTTTATCCTAATTTGGatatcaaaaaaatcaaagcCTTCAAACTCCAAGTTACCACCAGGTCCACCAAAACTACCTCTTATAGGAAACTTACACCAACTTGGTTCATTGCTTCATCGTAGCCTAACAAAATTATCACAAAAATATGGTCCATTAATGCATATAAAACTAGGTGAAATTTCAATCATAGTTGTTTCTTCCCCTGAAATTGCCAAAGAAATAATGAAAACACATgacacaaaattttcaaataggCCACATATTCTAGCTGCTGATATTATAACCTATGGTTTAAAAGGCATGACATTTTCACCTTATGGTAGTTATTGGAGACAAATGAGAAAAATTTGCACTTTTGAACTATTAACACCAAAACGTGTTGAATCATTTAAATCAATTAGGGAACATGAGGTGTCAAATATTGTTAAGGAGATAGGTTTGAGTGAAGGGTCATCTATTAATCTTACTAAGATGATTAATTTATTTGCTTATGGCTTAACATCAAGAATTGCCTTAGGTGGAAAATCTGAAGATCAAGAAGCATTTATGGTTGCTATGAAGGATGTTTCAAGATTAGTTGGTGGTTTTTCTGTAGCTGATTTGTTTCCTTCTTTTAAAGTGCTTCATTATTTGACAGGTATAAGATCTAAAGCTGAGAAGATGCATAAAGAAATTGATAGGATTCTTGAGAAAATTCTTAGATATCATCAATTGGATACAAGTTTAGAAAAAGAAGGTGAAG actTTGTTGATGTATTGTTGAGGCTTCAGAAGCAGAACAACCTTGAGCATCCTCTGTCTGATAGGATTATCAAAGCAAACATGTTG GATATCTTTAGTGCTGGAAGTGGAACGGTAGCCAAAACCTTAGAGTGGGCAATGTCAGAACTTATCAGAAACCCAAGACTGATGGAAAAAACGCAAATTGAAGTAAGAAATGTGTTTGATGCAAAAGGGCATGTCGATGAAACAAACCTTCATGAACTAAAATACTTAAAAGCAGTGATAAAAGAAACTTTGCGTTTACATGGTCCGGTTACATTGTTACTACCACGAGAATGCAGTGAAAATTGTGAAATTAATGGATATGAGATACCGGCTAAGACTAAGGTAATAGTAAACTCGTATGCGGTTGGAATGGATCCAAACTACTGGGATGAACCTGagaagttttatccagaaaGATTCATTGATAGCATAATTGATTACAAAGGTTTGGACTTTCAATTTATTCCGTTTGGTGCTGGAAGAAGAATGTGTCCGGGCACTACATTTGGCATTATTAATGTTGAAATCTTATTAGCAAATTTGCTTTTCCATTTTGATTGGAAAATGATTAATGGTGTGAAAGCTGAAGAACTTGACATGAGTGAGGTATTTGGTTTGTCTGTTAGAAGGAAACATGATTTGTATCTGATTCCTATTATGTATCATTCAATTGTTGAGTGA
- the LOC123912961 gene encoding ribokinase-like isoform X3 — protein sequence MSSDSVLPLPENPVIVGFGGVGVDLLATVESFPKPDTKNRTTQFKVQGGGNTGNALTCAARLGLKPRIISKVANDPQGRALMEELEAEGVDTSSFVVSKEGTTPFSYIIIDNHTKTRTCIFTEGYPPLVPKDLSRTKLLSALNGARVAYFDARMPATTLVIAQEAFRQNISILVDAERPREGLNDLLNLADYVVCSEKFPQAWTEASSIPRALVSIILRLPRLKFVIATLGKDGCIMLEKCADEDSHLEEADVDNSMRSLTVRKDDSIVMPTCIASNVTKFRAEGIGSVCGRLYFGTSEKIPPSELIDTTGAGDAFVGAVLYAICANFSPEKMLPFASYVAATKCRALGARSGLPYRTDPSLASFIN from the exons ATGTCTTCGGATTCTGTTCTTCCTCTGCCTGAAAATCCTGTCATT GTTGGATTTGGTGGGGTTGGCGTTGATCTTTTAGCAACAGTTGAATCGTTTCCAAAACCAGACACCAAGAACAGAACCACTCAATTCAAG GTACAAGGTGGTGGAAATACCGGAAATGCTTTGACTTGTGCTGCTCGTTTGGGCTTAAAGCCTAGGATAATTTCTAAG GTTGCCAATGACCCTCAAGGTAGGGCTTTGATGGAGGAGCTAGAAGCTGAGGGTGTAGACACTTCTTCTTTTGTG GTTTCAAAGGAAGGGACTACTCCATTTAGCTACATTATTATTGACAACCACAC AAAGACGCGCACTTGTATATTCACCGAAGGATATCCTCCATTGGTACCAAAAGATCTTTCGCGTACCAAATTGTTATCTGCATTGAATGGAGCTAGAGTTGCCTATTTTGATGCTAGGATGCCTGCAACTACTCTTGTCATTGCTCAAGAG GCGTTTCGCCAGAATATATCCATCTTAGTTGATGCTGAAAGGCCAAGGGAAGGATTGAATGACCTATTGAACTTGGCTGATTATGTTGTATGCTCAGAAAAGTTTCCTCAG GCATGGACAGAGGCATCATCTATACCAAGAGCATtagtttcaattattttaaggCTTCCAAGACTTAAATTTGTTATTGCAACTTTGGGAAAAGATGGCTGCATAATGCTTGAGAAATGTGCAGATG AGGATTCTCACTTAGAAGAAGCAGACGTGGACAACTCTATGAGATCATTAACAGTGAGAAAGGATGATAGCATTGTCATGCCAACCTGCATTGCCTCG AATGTTACAAAATTTAGAGCAGAAGGGATAGGATCTGTATGTGGGAGATTATATTTTGGAACATCTGAAAAGATTCCGCCGTCAGAGCTTATTGATACAACTGGTGCTGGGGATGCATTTGTCGGAGCAGTTTTATATG CTATTTGTGCCAACTTCTCACCAGAGAAAATGTTGCCATTTGCTTCTTATGTG GCAGCTACTAAATGTAGAGCTCTTGGAGCTAGGAGTGGTCTTCCATATCGCACTGATCCATCCTTAGCATCTTTTATTAACTAA
- the LOC123915170 gene encoding uncharacterized protein LOC123915170, producing the protein MMRDIGEDSFKRAHVYETLCSDKDEPLYPGCTNFTRLSAVLKLFNLKAKNGWTDKSFTELLELLIQMLPEGNVMPNRYYEAKKVLCPMGLEYEKIHACPNDCILYRKEFVNYNHCPTCKASRYKKKDGDSSDDEVTKTGPPAKVVWYLPIISRFKRLFANANDAKNLRWHAEERKCDGQIRHVADSLQWKKIDSLFPNFGKESRNLRLGLATDGMNPFGNQSTNHSSWPVLLMIYNLSPWLCMKRKYIMLSMMISGPRQPGNDIDVYLSPLIDDLKVLWEEGVDVFDSYSGEQFNMRAMLFCTINDFPAYGNLSGYSVKGHNACPICEKKTCYKQLKNGKKTVYLGHRKFLNRYHPYRRLRKAFDGDQENGVAPTPLTGEEVYERQRDINVVFGKCQKPKGRVPKAKVPKAESESVKRKKQPVVKSIWKKRSVFFDLPYWSSLDVRHCIDVMHVEKNVCDSVIGTLLDIKGKTKDGAHARLDMDLMGIRQELLPQKINDKTYLPPACHTLSKDEKTSFCKCLQSIKVPHGYSSNVKSLVSMKDLKLIGLKSHDCHVLMQQLLPVAIRGILPDNVRKAICRLCLFFNAICCKAIDPLKLDELENEAAVILCQLEMYFPPSFFDIMVHLIVHLVREIRLCGPIYLRWMYPIERYMKILKGYTKNPHRPEASIVERYIAEEAIEFCSNYLSEVDAIGVPKSRHDGRCDGVGTQGLNVKSMHIDIILQAHLYILNNTDEVQPYLSAHKSIIKKMHDKMNEKWVLREHNKKFSEWFKEKVCQDDSVSDTIKWLSYEPKCNILTWSAYDINKTSFYTKSKDDRSTMQNSGVMIVAESMHFSSSKDKNPVMASTPYFGVIEEIWEVDYVVFKVPLFKCKWIDINNGVRIDELGFTIVDLCKLAYKDEPFIMASQAKQVFYVKDPSNERWSVVLQGKNVHGSYENQELDISEIPPFSSDVPTFIEENEEDDVHAAIRLDHDEGIWD; encoded by the coding sequence ATGATGCGTGATATTGGAGAAGATTCGTTTAAGAGGGCGCATGTGTATGAAACTTTATGCAGTGACAAGGATGAACCATTGTATCCGGGATGCACAAATTTTACCCGTTTGTCTGCGgtgttaaaattgtttaatttgaaaGCAAAAAATGGGTGGACCGACAAAAGTTTCACTGAATTGCTTGAATTGTTGATACAAATGCTTCCAGAAGGTAATGTAATGCCAAATCGTTATTACGAGGCGAAAAAAGTATTGTGTCCAATGGGTTTGGAGTATGAAAAGATACATGCATGCCCTAATGATTGTATATTATACCGAAAAGAGTTTGTAAACTATAATCATTGTCCGACATGTAAGGCGTCTCgctacaaaaagaaagatggtgATTCTAGTGATGATGAGGTGACCAAAACGGGTCCTCCCGCGAAAGTCGTATGGTACCTACCAATAATTTCAAGGTTCAAGAGATTGTTTGCTAATGCAAATGACGCAAAGAATCTTAGATGGCATGcagaagagagaaaatgtgatGGCCAAATTCGCCATGTAGCTGATTCTTTGCAATGGAAGAAAATTGACTCTTTGTTTCCAAATTTTGGCAAAGAGTCGAGAAACCTTAGACTTGGACTTGCTACTGATGGAATGAATCCGTTTGGTAATCAAAGTACTAACCATAGTTCATGGCCTGTTCTCCTGATGATTTACAACCTATCTCCTTGGTTGTGCATGAAgcgtaaatatattatgttatcgaTGATGATTTCAGGCCCAAGACAACCAGGAAATGACATAGATGTTTATCTAAGTCCactaattgatgatttgaaagtGTTGTGGGAGGAAGGAGTGGATGTTTTTGATTCGTATTCTGGTGAACAGTTCAACATGCGTGCCATGTTGTTTTGCACCATCAACGACTTTCCGGCATACGGCAATTTGTCTGGGTATTCCGTTAAAGGGCATAATGCGTGTCccatatgtgaaaaaaaaacatgttataaGCAACtgaaaaatggaaagaagacTGTTTATCTTGGCCACCGAAAATTTCTAAATCGTTATCATCCATATCGTAGATTGCGAAAAGCTTTTGACGGAGACCAAGAGAATGGTGTTGCTCCAACGCCCTTAACTGGAGAGGAAGTTTATGAACGACAACGAGACATTAATGTTGTCTTCGGAAAGTGCCAAAAGCCAAAAGGGAGAGTGCCAAAAGCGAAAGTGCCAAAAGCCGAAAGTGAAAGTGTCAAAAGGAAAAAGCAGCCTGTTGTGAAAAGTATATGGAAAAAGAGGTCAGTGTTCTTTGATCTTCCATATTGGTCTAGTCTTGATGTAAGACATTGTATTGATGTGATGCACGTGGAGAAAAATGTATGTGATAGTGTAATTGGAACACTTCTCGACATTAAAGGCAAGACAAAAGATGGTGCACATGCTCGTCTtgatatggatttgatgggTATACGACAAGAGTTATTACCACAAAAAATCAATGACAAGACATATTTGCCTCCCGCGTGTCACACTTTGTCTAAAGACGAGAAAACAAGTTTTTGCAAGTGTTTACAAAGTATCAAAGTGCCACATGGTTACTCGTCAAATGTCAAGAGCCTTGTATCAATGAAAGATCTCAAATTAATCGGCTTAAAATCTCATGATTGTCATGTCTTGATGCAACAACTACTACCTGTGGCTATTCGTGGGATATTGCCCGATAATGTTAGGAAAGCTATATGCAGGTTGTGCTTATTCTTCAATGCAATATGTTGTAAAGCAATTGATCCATTGAAGTTAGACGAGTTGGAAAACGAAGCTGCAGTTATCTTGTGTCAATTGGAGATGTATTTTCCTCcttcattttttgacattatGGTTCATTTGATTGTTCATCTAGTAAGGGAGATTAGATTGTGTGGCCCAATTTATTTACGGTGGATGTATCCAATAGAGCGATACATGAAGATCCTAAAAGGGTATACAAAAAACCCACACCGTCCGGAAGCTTCGATTGTTGAGAGGTACATTGCAGAAGAAGCTATTGAGTTTTGTTCAAACTATTTGTCAGAAGTGGATGCTATAGGGGTTCCCAAGTCTCGTCATGATGGAAGATGTGACGGTGTGGGCACGCAAGGTTTAAATGTCAAGAGCATGCATATTGATATAATTCTTCAAGCGCATTTGTATATATTGAATAACACTGATGAAGTTCAACCTTACTTGTCTGCTCACAAAAGCATCATAAAGAAAATGCACGATAAGATGAATGAAAAATGGGTGTTAAGAGAGCATAATAAGAAATTCTCAGAGTGGTTTAAAGAAAAGGTCTGCCAAGATGATAGTGTTTCCGATACAATAAAGTGGTTGTCCTATGAGCCTAAATGTAACATATTGACTTGGAGTGCATATGATATTAACAAAACTTCCTTTTATACAAAATCAAAGGATGACCGCAGTACCATGCAAAATAGTGGGGTTATGATTGTGGCAGAGTCCATGCACTTCTCtagttccaaagataaaaatccggTTATGGCATCTACACCCTACTTTGGGGTGATTGAAGAGATCTGGGAGGTTGATTACGTTGTGTTTAAAGTGCCTTTATTCAAATGTAAATGGATTGATATCAACAATGGTGTGAGAATTGATGAATTAGGATTTACAATAGTTGATCTTTGCAAGTTAGCTTATAAAGACGAACCTTTCATCATGGCATCCCAAGCAAAACAAGTGTTTTATGTCAAAGATCCTTCTAATGAACGGTGGTCGGTGGTTCTACAAGGAAAAAATGTGCATGGTAGTTATGAAAATCAAGAGCTTGATATTTCCGAAATTCCTCCTTTCTCATCAGATGTGCCTACCTTCATTGAAGAAAACGAAGAGGATGATGTGCATGCAGCTATTCGTTTAGATCATGACGAAGGAATATGGGATTAG
- the LOC123915169 gene encoding uncharacterized protein LOC123915169, translating into MINEKRLSLSKDSSGLTDDDRHPSPPERYETWTRARQKKGGEFTSEPVKKVAEKIEKIVEDSKKGDFVPTRRHDVLTEAIGTPEHGGSVRGVGKKHNITTYWGRSNVSRQSQGIDVKEQLAAFKADLEAKFEEKLAQERKMMQDSLMETLKSMGLSQTSDTNNRVMVPEAQTEQLVVTGSAKGSCSPAPVKMQNELKEVVVTESAKGSRSPAPVAEAQDNMDDVQKLLMMVLKRGDDHLDVELIHCSMCTNFLMSCKCIRELLVGFIWLDMSTLSVWCSYIHRLCIENNTTNVYGILEPTFLNIVGDAGKKSDQRISQSKCKKYIQHKLQNEKKECQLLPFNHGGHWQLIILCPKINTVVVICSLHWKLNPIMEKIVSSVFTVDQMANGNRKNNTVWLYPQARKQYNSNDCGYYVMKNMLDIVTAKITDSWMEVFNDPKELTAEEMYELRLRWSTYFLELLEG; encoded by the exons ATGATCAATGAAAAGAGATTGTCCTTATCGAAAGATAGTTCTGGCTTAACTGATGATGATCGTCATCCATCTCCACCGGAACGCTATGAGACATGGACGAGAGCACGACAAAAGAAAGGGGGAGAATTCACATCCGAGCCTGTAAAAAAAGTTGCTGAGAAAATT GAGAAAATTGTTGAAGACTCAAAAAAGGGTGACTTTGTTCCAACGAGACGTCACGATGTCCTAACAGAAGCCATTGGAACACCTGAGCATGGTGGTAGTGTTCGTGGTGTtggaaaaaaacataacattacCACTTACTGGGGAAGATCAAATGTTTCACGTCAAAGTCAAGGTATAGATGTCAAAGAGCAACTAGCAGCATTTAAAGCAGATTTGGAAGCTAAGTTTGAGGAAAAGTTGGCGCAAGAGCGTAAGATGATGCAAGATTCTCTTATGGAGACACTAAAGTCCATGGGTTTATCCCAAACCTCTGATACAAATAATAGAGTCATGGTACCTGAAGCGCAAACTGAACAACTTGTTGTCACCGGAAGCGCAAAAGGGAGTTGTTCTCCTGCACCGGTCAAGATGCAAAATGAACTCAAGGAGGTTGTTGTCACTGAAAGCGCAAAAGGAAGTCGTTCTCCTGCACCGGTAGCAGAGGCTCAAGATAACATGGACGATGTTCAGAAATTGTTAATGATGGTTCTGAAAAGGGGTGATGATCATTTGGATGTAGAATTAATTCATTGTTCAATGTGTACTAATTTTCTCATGTCTTGCAAGTGTATAAGAGAGTTGTTGGTGGGTTTTATTTGGCTCGACATGAGTACTCTAAGTGTTTGGTGCTC gTACATTCATCGTTTATGCATTGAAAACAACACCACAAATGTATATGGAATTTTGGAACCAACTTTTCTGAACATTGTTGGTGATGCTGGGAAAAAAAGTGATCagagaatatctcaaagtaAATGCAAGAAATACATCCAGCATAAGttacaaaatgaaaagaaagagtgtCAATTATTACCATTTAACCATGG AGGACATTGGCAGTTGATAATACTTTGTCCAAAGATAAATACCGTGGTTGTTATTTGTTCACTACATTGGAAACTTAATCCAATAATGGagaaaattgtttcaag TGTTTTTACGGTTGATCAAATGGCGAATGGCAATAGAAAGAACAATACCGTATGGCTTTATCCACAA gcgaggaaacaatataattcaaatgacTGTGGATactatgtaatgaaaaatatgttggacaTTGTCACTGCTAAGATAACTGATTCTTGGATGgag GTATTTAATGACCCAAAAGAGTTAACAGCTGAGGAGATGTATGAATTGCGATTACGTTGGTCAACATATTTTTTGGAGTTATTGGAGGGTTAA